The nucleotide window CTTGATCACCGGCACCGCGAGCGCGTCCTCGGTGGCCACGGCGATGGAGATGTTGATCTCCTGCTTGATCACGATCTCGTCGCCGGCCCACTGCGAGTTGAGGATGGGGTACTCCTTGAGCGACTCCACGACCGCCTTGATGAAGAACGGCACGTAGGAGAGGCTGATCCCCTGCTCCCGCTTGAACTGCGGCCCCACCTGCTCCCGCAGCCGCACCAGGTTGGTGACGTCCACCTGCATCATCGTCCAGGCATGCGGCGCCTCGTGCTTCGACTGGACCATGCGGCCGGCGATGCGCCGGCGCACCGGGTCGACGGGGATCCGCCGGTCGCCGGGCCCCGCCTGCACCGGAGATGCGGCCACAACCGGCCCGGCGTGCACCGGGGCGCCGGTCGAGACCGGTCCGGGCTGAGCCGGGGCGGGGGCCGTACCGGAGGCCTGCGCAGGGGCAGGAACCGGGGCGGCGGCGGGTGCGGCCGGCGCCGCGGCAGCCGCGCCCCCGGCGGCGATGAACGCCTCCACGTCCTTGCGGGTGATGCGCCCGCCCAGGCCCGTGCCCTTCACCAGGCTCAGGTCGATGCCGTGCTCCTGGGCCAGCCGCATCACCGCCGGGCTGTACCGGCCGCGGGCAGCGGGCGCCGCACCTGCGGGGGCACCGCCCGGCTGACCACCAGTCGCAACCGCCGGGGCGCCGCCCACCACGCCCGCACGCGCCCCCGACGCGGCGGCACCTGCGGCAGCTCCGGCCCCGGAGGCCGCCGCACCGGCGGACGCCGCAGCAGCCACCGCGACAGGCTCCTCACCCGCGGCCTGCATCGTCGCGATGCGCACGCCCACCTGGACTGTGGTCCCCTCGGGCACGTCCAGCGTCAGGATCCGGCCGTCGGCGGGGGCCGGGATCTCGGCGTTCACCTTGTCGGTGATCACCTCGGCGATGGGCTGGTACTTCTTCACCTCGTGCCCCGGGGCCACGAGCCACCGGTTGATCGTCCCTTCCGTAACCGACTCGCCGAGCTGGGGCATCCTGATCTCCA belongs to Symbiobacterium terraclitae and includes:
- a CDS encoding dihydrolipoamide acetyltransferase family protein — encoded protein: MEIRMPQLGESVTEGTINRWLVAPGHEVKKYQPIAEVITDKVNAEIPAPADGRILTLDVPEGTTVQVGVRIATMQAAGEEPVAVAAAASAGAAASGAGAAAGAAASGARAGVVGGAPAVATGGQPGGAPAGAAPAARGRYSPAVMRLAQEHGIDLSLVKGTGLGGRITRKDVEAFIAAGGAAAAAPAAPAAAPVPAPAQASGTAPAPAQPGPVSTGAPVHAGPVVAASPVQAGPGDRRIPVDPVRRRIAGRMVQSKHEAPHAWTMMQVDVTNLVRLREQVGPQFKREQGISLSYVPFFIKAVVESLKEYPILNSQWAGDEIVIKQEINISIAVATEDALAVPVIKNADRLSIAGLNHAVADLAARARAGKLTLDDVTGGTFTVNNTGAFGSFMSAPIINYPQAAILSFEAITKIPVVLENDAIAIRSMMNICLSLDHRILDGLVCGRFLQAVKRRLESYGPGTINLY